One stretch of Planococcus sp. PAMC 21323 DNA includes these proteins:
- the folK gene encoding 2-amino-4-hydroxy-6-hydroxymethyldihydropteridine diphosphokinase: protein MNQSYLSLGSNMGNRLEMLKQAVSQLSKSPSIIVTRISSLYETDPVGFTEQDPFLNMVVQLETKLDAFALLDVCQEIEQNLNRKRLVRWGPRTIDLDILLYNRDNIQNDRLIVPHPRMDERAFVVVPLLEVNPEFKAVDNFEAEGVRLWKTYNDVEAFLQGVQTDL from the coding sequence ATGAACCAAAGTTACTTGTCACTAGGTTCTAATATGGGGAATCGCCTCGAGATGTTAAAACAAGCTGTATCACAACTCTCAAAATCTCCATCTATTATAGTTACACGTATTTCCTCTCTCTACGAAACAGATCCAGTAGGATTTACAGAGCAGGATCCCTTTCTAAACATGGTCGTTCAACTTGAAACAAAATTAGATGCATTTGCTTTATTGGATGTGTGCCAAGAAATTGAGCAAAACTTAAATCGTAAACGTCTCGTTAGGTGGGGCCCGAGGACAATAGACCTTGATATTTTATTGTATAACCGAGATAACATTCAAAACGACAGGCTTATTGTGCCGCATCCGCGAATGGATGAGAGAGCCTTTGTAGTTGTGCCGTTACTCGAAGTAAATCCGGAATTTAAAGCAGTGGACAACTTTGAGGCAGAAGGTGTTCGTTTATGGAAAACTTATAATGATGTTGAAGCGTTTTTGCAGGGCGTACAAACGGATTTGTAA
- the folB gene encoding dihydroneopterin aldolase, with amino-acid sequence MDFIHVNDMEFYGYHGVFPEETKLGQRFRMTVSLAVDLQQAGETDALEHTVHYGEVYEACRSIVEGAPKKLVEAVAESVANRILAEFPLVKGIRVQLIKPDPPIPGHYKSVAIDLTRGKFV; translated from the coding sequence ATGGATTTTATTCACGTAAACGATATGGAGTTTTATGGATATCACGGTGTATTCCCTGAAGAAACAAAATTAGGTCAACGATTCCGCATGACGGTTTCATTGGCAGTGGACCTTCAGCAAGCTGGAGAGACGGACGCTTTAGAACATACAGTGCATTACGGAGAAGTCTATGAAGCTTGCCGTTCAATCGTCGAAGGAGCACCGAAGAAATTAGTGGAAGCTGTAGCGGAAAGTGTAGCCAACCGAATTCTAGCTGAATTTCCTTTAGTAAAGGGCATTCGCGTGCAGCTAATCAAACCGGATCCACCAATTCCTGGTCACTACAAATCTGTAGCAATTGACTTAACGCGAGGAAAGTTCGTATGA
- the lysS gene encoding lysine--tRNA ligase: MSEELNDQLLVRRQKMQNFRDNGMDPFGGRFERTHLSQEIIEQYGELSKEELEEASHEVVIAGRVMTKRGKGKAGFAHVQDLKGQIQIYVRKDAIGDDAYEFYNTVDLGDILGIKGTVFKTNVGELSIKAKEVEFLTKALRPLPEKFHGLKDVEQRYRQRYLDLLTSDESKETFILRSRIIQSMRRYLDNEGFLEVETPMLHSIAGGAAAKPFITHHNALDMELYIRIAIELHLKRLIVGGLEKVYEIGRVFRNEGISTRHNPEFTMLELYEAYADYNDIMALTENLVAHIAQEVLGTTTVQYGEDQIDLAVGWKRLHMADAVKEYTGVDFWERMTKEEAQTLAKEHGIEIKSTMEVGHILNEFFEQKVEEQLVQPTFIFGHPVEISPLAKKNPEDERFTDRFELFIVRREHANAFTELNDPIDQRQRFEAQLVEKAEGNDEAHEMDEDFIEALEYGLPPTGGLGIGIDRLIMLLTNSSSIRDVLLFPQMRPKE, encoded by the coding sequence ATGTCAGAAGAATTAAATGATCAGTTATTAGTTAGGCGCCAAAAAATGCAAAACTTCCGAGATAACGGAATGGATCCGTTTGGTGGTCGCTTCGAGCGGACTCACTTGTCTCAAGAAATCATTGAGCAATACGGAGAACTTTCTAAAGAAGAGCTTGAAGAAGCATCTCATGAAGTAGTTATTGCTGGACGAGTAATGACGAAGCGTGGGAAAGGGAAAGCTGGATTCGCGCATGTTCAAGACTTAAAAGGTCAAATTCAAATTTATGTTCGTAAAGATGCAATTGGCGATGATGCTTACGAATTTTATAATACAGTCGACCTAGGAGATATTTTAGGGATTAAAGGAACTGTTTTTAAAACAAATGTAGGGGAATTATCTATTAAAGCAAAAGAAGTAGAATTCCTTACAAAAGCATTACGTCCGTTACCGGAAAAATTCCATGGCCTAAAAGACGTAGAGCAACGTTACCGTCAGCGTTATTTAGACTTGCTTACAAGTGACGAAAGCAAAGAGACATTTATTCTACGTAGCCGAATTATCCAATCGATGCGTCGTTATTTGGATAATGAAGGATTCTTGGAAGTCGAAACTCCAATGCTTCATTCAATTGCGGGAGGAGCGGCTGCAAAACCGTTCATTACACACCACAATGCTTTGGATATGGAGTTATATATCCGAATTGCGATTGAGTTGCACTTAAAACGATTAATCGTAGGCGGCTTAGAGAAGGTTTACGAAATTGGGCGTGTCTTCCGAAATGAAGGAATCTCGACTCGGCATAACCCTGAATTCACGATGTTAGAATTATATGAAGCTTATGCAGATTATAATGACATCATGGCACTTACGGAAAACTTAGTCGCTCATATTGCACAAGAAGTTCTAGGAACTACTACAGTACAATATGGAGAAGATCAAATTGACTTGGCTGTAGGGTGGAAACGACTGCATATGGCTGATGCTGTTAAAGAATACACAGGTGTAGACTTCTGGGAGCGTATGACTAAAGAAGAAGCTCAAACATTAGCGAAAGAACACGGTATTGAAATTAAATCTACAATGGAAGTCGGGCATATCTTGAATGAGTTCTTTGAGCAAAAGGTAGAAGAGCAACTAGTTCAACCAACTTTTATTTTCGGCCACCCGGTTGAAATTTCACCTTTAGCTAAGAAGAATCCAGAAGATGAACGCTTTACTGATCGTTTCGAATTGTTTATCGTGCGCCGTGAGCATGCAAATGCATTTACAGAGTTAAACGATCCAATTGATCAACGTCAGCGCTTTGAAGCACAGTTGGTTGAAAAAGCTGAAGGCAACGATGAAGCTCATGAAATGGATGAAGATTTCATTGAAGCTTTGGAATATGGATTGCCACCAACAGGTGGATTAGGAATTGGTATCGACCGATTAATTATGTTGTTAACTAATTCCTCATCTATTAGAGATGTTTTGTTGTTCCCGCAAATGCGTCCAAAAGAATAA